A window of Desulfuromonas soudanensis genomic DNA:
GGTCTGGGACACCCGCAGCGGCCGGCTGACCTTTGCCAGTCTCAACGCCAAGGTCATCGAACTCTTCGAGACCCTCTTCAAGCAGACCTTCGAAGGGCTGCGCCTGGTGGCCGTCCACCCCTACGCCCGGGCCGCACAGGTCGTCGAGTCCGCCCTGCGGCCGGCCCTGGAAAAGGCCAACGGCGCCACCTCCGAGGCGGTGATCGACCTGATCAAGGACAACCAGTGGCTCGGCTGGGATTTTCTCCGCTGGCTGACGTACCGCAGCATGACCGGCGACTCCCGCTACGCCGTCAACCGCCCCGGCCCCGCCGTGGAAGGGGAGGAATTCATCGCCTACCCCAACGACCGCCTGGTTCTGGCCGGCGGCGGCGAAACCGGCGTGCAGAAGATCACCGTCGCCGGACCCCAGGATCATTTCAGCGAGGTCCGCACCGCCCTCCTCGGCGGCAAGGAGATCCTCGAGGCGATCATTTATCTGGAAAAGGGGGAGCACCTCTGGAAGCTGACACTGAAAGGGAGTCTCTTTCACTTCGCCTCCTTCAAGGCCCCGGCCGTCAAACTGGAAAAGGACGCCCATACGGACCAGGACAACGAGAAGATTGCCATCTTCTATGAGCGCATGCATGTCCTCGAGGAGGGTCTGCAGCTCTTCGACAGCCTCCTTGCCACCTTCCTCTCTTTGCGCCTCGGCGCCGATTGGGGGGCCCTGAATCAGGCCATCGCCGCCTGGCTGCAGGAGGACTGAGGAGACGCCGTGGCTCTCCGGACCGAAGGGTGAGCCGTGGCAAGGAGGCGGGCAAACGGCTATACTTGGAACATCCTTTCCTCTTCCATCCTTTTCCGGACGTCGCCATGGCGGAAAAAATCCTCATTGCCCAGGCCGGGTCCTCCAGGGATTCTCCCCTGGGGACCATCCTGCGTGCCGCCGGTTTCCAGGTCCAGCTCGCCTCTGGAGTCGCCCGGGCAACCGAACTCCTCGGCGAATTTCCCGCCCTCATCCTCCTCGACGTCACCCTGGCTTCCCGGGAACCTTCCGGGAGCTGGAACGACCTCGGCCGCCGCTGCCAGAGGGAGGGGGTCCCCTGCCTGCTTTTTTCCTCCAGCGGCTGCGCCCCGGCGGCCATGAAGGATCTGGCGCCCTGGGGGACCGATACCCTTGTCGCCCTGGAGGATTACGAAGAGGTCCTCTCCAAGGTCAACAGTCAGCTCACCATCCGCCGCCTGACCTACGAAGTCAATCTCGCCCATGGCCTGCTCCTGGAGAAACAGCAGGAAATCGCCGAATACCACCGTTCGGCGGCCCTGATCCAGACCAGCCTGCTGCCGCCGCGCCTCCCGGAAATCGGCCCGCTTCATTTCGCCTGGAGGTTTCTCCCCTGCGCCCATGCCGGCGGCGACCTGTTTAACGTGGTGCACCTCGACGAACGCACGGTGATGGTCTACCTCTTCGATGTCTGCGGCCACGGAGTCTCGGCGGCCATGGTCACCGTCTCCGTCTATCAAAGCCTCTCCCTCCACACCGGACGCATCGTCAAGCGGGCCCTGGCCGCTCCCCCCTATTACCGGATCCCCTCCCCGGCGGAGGTCCTGGTCGACCTCGACCGCGAATACCCCTTCGAACGCTTCGAAAAATTCTTCACCATCGCCTACGTCCTC
This region includes:
- the rdgC gene encoding recombination-associated protein RdgC encodes the protein MGILANTVSICQFQVLGEVPDKDLFAWAAPRLAKNAFQPIDQGAEELSVGWVHLDDFKANDFGNPDVYRRDHSLCFTLRRDQRRVPAALMRAHLESALQEHLAANPGMQRVNKHKKEELRDAVRGALLARTLPAPATYDAVWDTRSGRLTFASLNAKVIELFETLFKQTFEGLRLVAVHPYARAAQVVESALRPALEKANGATSEAVIDLIKDNQWLGWDFLRWLTYRSMTGDSRYAVNRPGPAVEGEEFIAYPNDRLVLAGGGETGVQKITVAGPQDHFSEVRTALLGGKEILEAIIYLEKGEHLWKLTLKGSLFHFASFKAPAVKLEKDAHTDQDNEKIAIFYERMHVLEEGLQLFDSLLATFLSLRLGADWGALNQAIAAWLQED
- a CDS encoding PP2C family protein-serine/threonine phosphatase, yielding MAEKILIAQAGSSRDSPLGTILRAAGFQVQLASGVARATELLGEFPALILLDVTLASREPSGSWNDLGRRCQREGVPCLLFSSSGCAPAAMKDLAPWGTDTLVALEDYEEVLSKVNSQLTIRRLTYEVNLAHGLLLEKQQEIAEYHRSAALIQTSLLPPRLPEIGPLHFAWRFLPCAHAGGDLFNVVHLDERTVMVYLFDVCGHGVSAAMVTVSVYQSLSLHTGRIVKRALAAPPYYRIPSPAEVLVDLDREYPFERFEKFFTIAYVLLDTVSGQVTYSCAGHPPPLLVRADGESEPLLRGGPVIGMGNIIPFEEGELVLAPGDRLFLYSDGITEYMDPAGAFYGEERLFRKLSSQRRRPLDPACGRLIEDLYAFGRGAAVRDDVTLLGIEFTGAS